aacgacatGTGTAGTTACTCGCGTCAGTTTCCGTCTTTGTATAAGgcctcggtctcagcaacccgattatgttcggcaatcatcgttcccatgtccgtgtatacgacacaatggcggtttatacgaaacgctcattgtaggtgtgctctcaaacaatattcgcaaattgtttattttgcagaatttttcttcagatctttgggattatattagttatacggatgtatatttaattgctgttataaaatttagaaattcatttcaaaattaaggattatctccctcatgcatagctcttatccttggacgaatttggctccactttttggcacgctgtttttggctatatttagctctaaaacgtcatagttatttcggatttcaaacatttcggttgagcatcactgaagagacattatttgtcgaaatgcgcatctggtgcatcaaaattggtaccgtataagttttatattataccggtaggtgttatttggtgaataattggatagttgacaaaataccgtcagttacagcttgtattgctttaaggtCATCAGGTTGTACATTTTCCAAGTCTTCCCCCAAAACATCAAGTCATTTGCTAAGCGACTTACGTCAGAATCGCCCAGTTTAACCATTTTATCAGGGAACAGTGGTAATACTGAATAGCCGGAGTCATCATTTTTCTGGATTCTACAATTCATTTCTTTGATatgaataatgaaaaaagaGGATAACAATATTGGCCTTAAAATGATTAGAAGGATCAGTGCTATCACCAAGATTGCCTCTTTGTCTCTTACACAATCTTGGGACGTGAATGTAGACAAATTGTCTTGGGCATCCCATGATCCATTGTCCTGTAGGTTTTCGTCCAGACCAGGATTGAGAATATATCGCAAACACAATGTAATGCCAACATACATGCTCTTGAATGAATCGGAGCAAGTATGTCTCTCAACCCACGTCATTTTGCACAGGCATATCCGGTTCTCTTTGGTCACCTCTGTATCTTTTGACAGCAAATGCTCAAAGTACTGATGTCGCTTCAGTGAAGAATCAAAGAACCTAAATGAAGAATTCATTCCGTCAATCATATTTATGACAATAGATCTAGAAAGCTTGCAAAATTGTGCAACACTAAGGTTTAAAACGTGGGTTTTGCCGTGTGTATACACAGTCAACCTATTCAGTTCTTTGATTCTTCCTTGACAAACCTGTTTTTCAGAAGCCATTGAAGCAGCACCGTCATAAGCTTGACCTCTAATATTGTCTTGCAAAATTTTGGTAGTTGTCACTGCTCCTCTGGTTCGTTTTAAATGTACAAAGTAATGATAAAAACTCTTATCGAATGATTGACTCTGATGCTGTTTTATTAAGAAACCTCAAGCACAATGTCAAGACTGCCTTATTTGCAAATCTGCCCGCAGTCACCAGCTGGTTATCATGACTTGCCAAAAGATTCAGAATAGCAAAAAAGTTACCTTTATTGGATGCAGTGTTTGTTGAATCGTCTCTGTGTCTATGCAGAAGAATGCTTTGTTTCCCACAGAGGACAATCGTTTCCGTTATCATTGACAACAGCCTCATGTTTCTGTCGTACATTTCCTGGTTTTGTTGACTGATTATGTACGGTAGAGTTCTCTTTGGTTTATCAAACTTGTTTTAAGAGTCTGATACTCTCTACTTGCCGCCTTATGataacgaaaggtgaagattacgaacagtgatcaatctcataaatcccacaagcaatacaaaatagagagttgggcaaacacggacccctggatatactagaggtgggatcaggtgcctaagaggagtaagcatcccctgtcgaccgaccacacccgtcgtgagccctatatcttgatcaggtaaacggaattatccgtagtcaaaatcagtgtgccaagaatggcctaacaatcggtatgaaacacgtcagtcagcatttgacccaatgataggttgtattggcaaactagattgttacaacgcgaccaaagaatttgcgtaatacttactttaaacgagactgttgaaacccccgcacctttaacttgtttgtcagtagcctgcttcgatttaaaaactgaccaaaagtagaacaagctcttgcgtatcgaatcagttgagagatatagactccatatacaggtgataatggaatgttgctacataaatatgggaagttgattaATATGATTATTTATAACGTGTGGTTACTCATACACCGTAACAAGCATTGCCTatgattatttacatgtatagcatatagttatttacatgtatagcatatagttattcattgcaatctctacatatgattatttacatgtatagcatatagttattcattgcaatctctacatataattatttataacaAGGTTATTCATAATAAGTATTACataaaattatttgttttattcacaagtattttaaattatcattCATAACGTACATTGTATGTTTAATCATAACACGTATTTTAATAATTATCTCTAACGTATGGTTATATTGATAACAAGTATTATATACTATTATTCATAACATGTGGTTATTCATAACAAGTATTACATATGATTATTCATAAAGTATGGTTATtcataacaaatatatacatgtacatatgatttTTATAACGTAGGATTATTTAAAGCACACGATATAGATTGTGTGTGAAATATATTAGAGCACATGTTATAAATTGTATGTGAAATACAACAAAATGAAGAACAATCgaacaaaatcattttacaATTCAAATAAAACAGTGAAAGGATATCAAACATAAACCgctgaaataaagaaaagtcTGTAGCTTCCTCGTCACCGGAACGACGAAAGGTTAAATACAATCTAAATGTTCTGAGATTCCTGATAGGATTATTCCGGTTAAATCTTATGTTACCCATACAATCCTATGTTACCCATACAATCATGTTATCGTATGTGTTGAACTTGATCAATTATCATCGGACTGGTTTTTTTCTTGTAAACAGGGACGCAATCACGCCTATTCCTCCTCAAATTTAAATTTATCCATCGTCGCATCTAACATGCTATGAGACCAATGTCATTCAAGATCGCTAATAGGACATATACAAGAGTTTCGGTATATCATCGGGCGGAGAGCCAATGGATGCTTTCAAATGAGAATGAATGGTGAATTCTGATCAACAGCATTTCATGATACATTCAACCAGTCCTTGCTCTCTTCACAATTCCTGAGTCGCCGTTTGAACCTGAGAGAAGATTGGATCGAAAGAAAGTGGCTTGTTTCAGTTCGGGTGCGACATTCTGTACGTAGCCATCATATCCCATTCTTTTCATCCTGAGCCCGATCTCTTCCGTGTATACGCTCTCTTTTGTTTGCTGTATGTAGACTATATCCGGTTTCATGCTGGTCACGTCATTCTGCAAGGTTGTGGCAAAATTGGAAAGTTCGTTTTCCTTGAGACCAGAAGCATCGAACTGCATGCAGTAAACTGATTTGTCCCCACGCACCCCATTTCCTGTAagggagaaaacaaaatcatgacTACATCATTTTAGATGCACAAGGAGTTTATGAAAAAGTATAGTTGACAAAATACAGATTTTTATTCACtggtacatatatttacatgtcaCCATTATAAtcgaaatgtgaagataacgagcagtgatctgTCTCAGAAACTTAGGAGAagtattgaatattgttaatgtttaacgtcccgcttgagaacctttcactcatatcgagacgtcaccattaccggtgaagggctgcaaaatataggcctatgcttggcgcttacggcctttgagcagggagggatctttatcatgccacacctgctgtgacacaatacctaggtttttgcggtctcatccgaaggaccgccccatttagtcgccctctacgacaagtaaggggaactgaggacctattttaacccgaaTCACCAAGGGACCAGTATATAAAGAGTGGCCTAataataggtatgaaacacacaTCAGATAGCATATGACcccatgataggttgtattggcaaaccaaATCGTAGTCTATGTTTTAAAACTTCAGGGAAAGAAAATCACTTCACTATATGCgtta
Above is a genomic segment from Ostrea edulis chromosome 3, xbOstEdul1.1, whole genome shotgun sequence containing:
- the LOC125674476 gene encoding uncharacterized protein LOC125674476 isoform X2, translating into MLAQRIRMQAASGIKMLTACTSSNLILKNPNLRIHSRSTGNNKQLYWNGNGVRGDKSVYCMQFDASGLKENELSNFATTLQNDVTSMKPDIVYIQQTKESVYTEEIGLRMKRMGYDGYVQNVAPELKQATFFRSNLLSGSNGDSGIVKRARTG
- the LOC125674474 gene encoding uncharacterized protein LOC125674474; the encoded protein is MTVLLQWLLKNRFFDSSLKRHQYFEHLLSKDTEVTKENRICLCKMTWVERHTCSDSFKSMYVGITLCLRYILNPGLDENLQDNGSWDAQDNLSTFTSQDCVRDKEAILVIALILLIILRPILLSSFFIIHIKEMNCRIQKNDDSGYSVLPLFPDKMVKLGDSDVSRLANDLMFWGKTWKMYNLMTLKQYKL
- the LOC125674476 gene encoding uncharacterized protein LOC125674476 isoform X1; translated protein: MLAQRIRMQAASGIKMLTACTSSNLILKNPNLRIHSRSTGNNKQLYWNGKENNALKGNGVRGDKSVYCMQFDASGLKENELSNFATTLQNDVTSMKPDIVYIQQTKESVYTEEIGLRMKRMGYDGYVQNVAPELKQATFFRSNLLSGSNGDSGIVKRARTG